From the genome of Rathayibacter sp. VKM Ac-2804:
GCCACTCGCGCCATAGCGCTCGACGAGCTGGACCGGATGGGGCACCTGCTGGAGGACATCGCCGAGCTGTCGGAGGCCGAGCGCGAGGACCGCGTCCCGCTGCAGCCGGTCGACGTCGGCGAGCTCACCCGGCGGGTGCTGGCGAAGGTCGCGGTGATCCCCGGACGCGACTGGCGGGCAGGGCCCGTGGCCGAGGTGCAGGTGGACGCGGATCCGGCGCGGCTCACCCAGGCCTGGCTGCAGCTGGCCGACAACGCCGCGAAGTACAGCCCGGAGGGCTCGGCGGTCGTGCTCGGCAGCGAGCGGCGCGCCGACCGGGTCGAGCTGTTCGTCACCGACGAGGGACCCGGGATCCCGGCCGCGGCGCGCGAGCGGATCTTCGAGCGCTTCGGCCGCGTCGACGACGGTCGCGGCATCCGCGGCTCCGGGCTCGGCCTCGCGATCGTCTCCGCGATCGCCCGCGCGCACGGCGGCCGGGTCGAGCTCGACTCCGTCCCCGGCCGCGGCACCCGCTTCGCGCTCTCGCTCCCCCTCGAGCGGCGCTCCCCCGCCGACGACGAATCGACCGACGTTCCCCCGAGAGGACGAGCACAGTGAGCACCATCCTCATCGCCGAGGACGAGGAGCGCATCGCCGCCTTCGTCGAGAAGGGCCTGCGCTCGGCCGGCTACACGACGACCCGGGCGGCGCGCGGCGACGACGCGCTCGCGTATCTGCGCAGCGGCGGGTTCGACCTCGTGCTGCTGGACGTCGGCCTGCCCGGCATGGACGGCTTCGCCGTGCTGCGCACGCTGCGGGCGGAGGGGGCGACTTTACCGGTGATCATGCTGACGGCGCGCAGCTCCGTCGGCGACACGGTCGAGGGGCTCGACCTCGGCGCGAACGACTACCTCGCCAAGCCGTTCCGCTTCGACGAGCTGCTCGCGCGGATCCGGGTGCGGCTGCGCGACGCAGCGGCGGGCTCCGGTCCGGCCGAGGACGACGGCCTGCTCGTGCACGGCGGGGTGACCCTCGATCTGCGCTCGCGCCGGGCGACGGTCGAGGGCAGCACGCTCGACCTCTCGGCGCGGGAGTTCGCGCTGGCGGAGGAGTTCCTCCGCCACCCGGAGCAGGTGCTCAGCCGGGAGCAGCTGCTGAGCCGGGTCTGGGGGTTCGACTTCGATCCGGGCTCGAACGTCGTCGACGTCTACGTGCGGTATCTGCGCGGCAAGATCGGGGCCGAGCGGATCGAGACGGTGCGCGGCATGGGCTACCGGATGGTGGGCTGAGGCGGAGCGGTCCTTCACCGGCGCCGAGCGGTACCGGGACGGGCACCGTCGTCAGTCGTCCGTGTCGTCGTCGATGTCGTCGTCCGGGTCGTCGGTGTCCTCGTCGTCGCCGTCGTCGTCCCCGTCGGCCGGCGCGGGGGCCGGGACCGGCACGACCGGGACGGGGGCGGTGCCGCCGCCCTGCTCGGCGGCCGGGCTCTGCGGGGCCGGTGCGGCCGGTGCCGCAGGCGCGGTCGTGGCGGCGGGGTCCACGGCGGCGGGATCGGTCGCGGCGGGATCGGCGCCGGCCGGGTCTGTGCTCGACGGGTCGGCGCCCGGGGTCTCGCCGGCACCGGGGGCGCGGCTCGGTCCGACGACGGGCGTCGAGCCGATCTCGGTGACCTGCGGGGGCTGCTGCAGCGCGCTCGCGACAGTGACGACTCCCCCCGCGATCGCGGCCAGGCAGAGGGCCGCCGCGGCGGCGAGCAGAACGGGCCCGCGACGGGGCATCGGCGTCTCCTGACCGGTCGTGTCGGGATCGGGGCGGCGGAACGGGTTTCCTGATGATCTTCTCATGGAGCGATGATCCTTCCAGCGAGGCGAGTGAGCGAGTGGGCGGCCGACGAGCGCCAGGCCGGGCGGAAGAGGTAGAGGCAGGCGAGGCGGAACCGGGTCGCGGTCTCGCAGGCCGCGAGGCGCTCGGGCGAGGCGCCTGCGTGCTCGGCCGCCCGGTCCACGACGGCGGCGGCCCGGGTGGCGAGATCCGCGGGCAGCAGGCCCTGCGCGGTGCGCAGCCGCAGGTGGGCCCGCAGGTTGCCGAGGTCGAGCGCCGCCTCGGCCCGTGCGGCGGTGTCGAGGTCGAGCAGGGCGAGCCCGCTCTCCGCGACCAGCAGCTGCTTGTCGTGCAGGTCGCGATGGGAGAGCACGAGCGGCTCGACGGGCCCCGCGAGGAGTGACTCCGCCACCCGCTCGGCGGCCGCGAGCACCTCGGCGCGCAGCCCGGGGAGGAGCAGTGGCGCGGCGAGGGCCGCCCAGCGCGTGACGACGGCGGCCTCCGCCTCCGGGCCGTGCTCGGGCAGCTCGGCCGGCGCCGCGGGCAGGAGCGCCCAGCCCTCGGCCCAGCGCCCCCAGAGCGCACGCCACTGGACGGCGGTGGTCCGCGGGTCGGAGCCGACCTCGAGGACGGTGCGTCCGGGCAGCGCCGAGAAGCGGACGAGTCCCTCCGGGTCGTCCGGGCGGTGCAGCAGCCGCGGCAGGTCGAAGCCCGCGGCGAACGCCTCGGCGCTCCGGTGGGCCGCGACCACCGCGGGGGCGGCCTGCGGGCGGAGGACCTTGAGGAAGCTGCTGCCGTCTGCGGCGCGCACCACGGCACGGCGGCCGGGCCGGTGCACGATCACGGCGCCCTCACGGCGGGCGTGCTCGAGCGCCGGGAGGCGGCGGTCGGTGCCGACCGGGAGCAGCCGGACACCTCGCTCGGCGGTCCAGCGGCCGGCGCGCACCTCGGGCGAGCCGGCGGTGCGGGCCTCGAGATCCGCTCCGTCGCGGGACGGCCAGGCGCGTGAGACGGTCCACCTCACGCCGTCCTCGACGACCTCGGCGGGAACGGCGGGCGCCGCGCTCAGCGCACTCGGCAAGCTCAGCAGGTCCGGGGCGGTCGTCATCCGAGCACCTCCTCGGCGCGGGCGACGGCGACGTCGAGGCGCTCGCGCCAGTCCGGCAGCGCGGTGCGGAAGGGCTCGACCGCGCGCAGCAGCACGCTCGAGGCCGTGCGACGGCGCAGCGCCGCCTCGTCGGGGACTCCCCCGGCTGCCCGGTAGGCGTCGAGCAGCGCCTCCGCGAGGGCGGAGCCGGGGGCCTCGGCCGCGACCAGCCCGCCGAGATCGCGCTCGGGCTCGTCGCGACGGACGCGGTCGAAGTCGATCAGGCGGACGCCGTCGCCGACGAGGACCTGGTCGGCGGAGAAGTCGCCGTGCACGACGACCGAGCGGGCGGGAGCCTCGACGGCCAGGGCCGCGCCGAGTCGCTCGAGCCGCGGAGCGAGGCCCGGCGCGAGGTCGACGAGCGCGCGGACCGCCGTCGCGACCTCGTCGCGGGAGCCGCCGGGCACGCGCACTCCGCGCACCTCGTGCAGCCGGGCGAGTGCCGCGCCGGCGGCCTCGGCGCCGCCGGCCGAAGGGTGCTCGGCGAGATCGCCCTCGCCCCACCACGGAGTCGACGCCGCTCCGGAGCCGAGCACCGTCGGCACGAGCACCGGCACGCCCTGCGCGGCCAGCTCCGCCTGCACGCGCGCGACCTCGGCGACCGAGGCGGCGGCTCCGCGCGGCACGATCTTGACGACGCGCGACCCGTCCGCCAGGACCAGCCGGCGGTGCGGATTGTGCCGGAGCACCTGCGAGCGCTCGAGGAGTCCCGGCTCGGCGAGCGCGAGACGCCGCAGGGTCGGCGAGAGCTCGCGATCGGCGCGCACCGGTCCGCTCACGGCCGCGAGCCTCGGGTGCTCGCGCAGCTCGACGCCCACGCGGGCGGCGCGCTCGCGCGTCTTGTCGAGCTTGGCCGGGTCGGCGTAGGAGGCGATCCAGCCCGGGCCGTCGGCCGAGTCGAAGGCGACCACGACGTCCGCGGAGCGCTTCCAGCGGCGGCGGGTGACCCGCACGGGACGGCCCAGGGCCTCGGCGAGGCGCCGGGGGTCGAGGAGCTCGGCGAGCGCGGGCAGCGCCGGGTCGCGGCGGGCGAGGTCGGCGACGGCCGCCTCCGTGACGGTGGTCGTGACGGCGGTCGTGACGGCGGTCGTGACGGCGGTCGTGACGGCGGACCTGTCGGCGCCGGTGCGGGCGCTCATGCGCGCACCTCCGCTCCGGGCTCGGTCGCCGCGGCGCGATGGAACCAGGCGGCGACGCGGGAGTCGCGGCCGAGCAGCTCCTCGGGTGTCCCGTCCTCGACGATGCGGCCGTCCTCGAGCCAGAGCAGGCGGTCGGCGCCCGCGATCGCGGCGGGGTCGTGGGTGATCGAGATCGTGGTGCGGCCGCGGGTGAGCTCGGCGAGCGACTGCGCGACCTGGGCGCGCGCCTCCGGATCAAGCCCGGTCGTCGCCTCGTCGAGGACGACCACCGGCGCGTCGCGCAACAGCGCACGGGCGATGGCGATCCGCTGACGCTGCCCGCCGGAGAGGGTCCCGCCGCGCTCGCCGAGCACGGTCTCGAAGCCGTGCGGCAGCGCCAGCACGAAGTCGAGCGCGTTCGCGCGGCGGGCGGCCTCCTCCACGTCGGCGTCGCTCGCGTCGAGGCGTCCGTAGCGGATGTTCTCGCGGACCGTCGCGGCGAAGAGGACCGAGTCCTGCAGCAGCAGCGAGATGCTCGAGCGCAGGCTCGCGAGCGTCGCGTCGCGCAGATCCGTCCCGTCGATCGCGATGCGGCCGCGGCGCGGGTCGGAGGCGCGCACGAGCAGGCTCACGAGCGTCGACTTGCCGGCACCCGAGGCACCGAGCAGGCAGACGCTCTCGCCGCCGCGCAGCTGCAGCGACAGGTCGGTGAAGAGCGCGCGGCCGTAGCCGTCGTCGACGCCGATCGCCTCGAACGAGACGGCACCCGCCGTCGTGACCAGCGCTCGCGCGCCCGGGCGGTCGTGCACCTCGATCTCCTCGTCGAGGAGGTCGGCGACCCGCTCGCCCGAGGCGGCGGCGCGCGCGATCCGGCCGGTGTACTTCGCGAGGTCCTTCAGCGGGCGCATAGCGATCTTGAGGTACATCGTGAAGACCACGAGATCGCCCGGAGTCATCTGCCCCTCGAGCACCCGCCAGCCGCCGCCGGCCAGCACGAGGGCGGTCGCGGCGCCGACGATCACATCGGTCCGGCGCTCGAGCGCGGCGGCGAGCCGCCGGGCCTTCACTCCCTGGTGCAGCGCCGTCGCGTTGCCGCGGTCGAACGCGCCGCCCACCTCCTTCTCCAGCCCGTAGGCCTGGACGACGCGGATCGCGCCGAGGGTCTGCGCGGCGGTGTCGGCCAGCGCGCCCTCGCCCTTGCGGGTGGAGCGCGAGGCGCTGGTGATCGAGCTCGAGCTGCGGCGGGAGGAGACGAGATAGACGATTGCCGCGCCGATCACGACCAGGGTGAGCAGCGGATCCAGCCAGAGCATCACGACGGTCAGGACGACCAGCGTGATCACGTTGCCGACCAGCGGGAGCCCGGCGGTGACCGCGACCTCCTGCAGCCGGCCGATGTCGCCGACCAGCCGCTGCACCGTGTCACCGGCCGAGGAGACCGTGTGGTACCGCAGCGAGAGGGCCTGCACGTGCGCGAAGACGCGAGCGCGGAGCGCGGTCGCGACCCGCGAGCCGACCAGCGCGAAGGCGATCGTGGAGAGGTAGGCGGTGATCGCGCGCAGGCCCACCAGGCCGAGCAGGATCGCGCCGCAGGCGACGAGGAGGCCGATGGTGGCGGGCGGGGTGCCGGCGTTGGCGCCGGCCGTGGCGCCCAGGCTCGCGCTGACGCTGTCGATCACGATCTTCAGCGGCCACGGCTCGAGGACCCGGAGGATCACCTCGGCCAGCAGCGCGACGAGGCCGCCGAGCATCAGAAAGCGGTGCTCGCGCAGGTGCGGGCGGACGATGCCGAGGCTGCGGCGGAGGGCGCCGGGGTCGGGGGTGCTGCGGCTCGTGCGGCTCATGCGGCGGCCTCCTCGGTGCTGTCGGTGCTGGTGCCGGTGCCGGTGCGCACGTCGTCGATGCGCCTGCCCGCGGGACGATCCGAGGGGACGGCGGCGAGGATCCGCTCGAGCACCCGCGACCAATCGTGCTCGGCGACCGCGTCGGCTCGGGCGGCGGCGCCCATCGCGCGGCGGCGGGCGGGGTCGGCGGCGAGGTCCGCGACGGCCGCGGCGAGCGCCTCCGGCCGCCCCGGCTCGACGACGAAGCTGGTGACCCCGTGCCGGAGGATCGCGGGGATCTGCCCGACTGCGGTGGCGATCACGGGCAGACCGGCGGCCAGGTACTCGTAGACCTTGAGCGGCGAGAAGTAGTCCTGGCCCTCGCGGGCCGGGTAGGGCGCGACGCCGACGTCGAGGCGGGCGAGCTGCGCGGGCATGTCCGCGGGGGCGACGGCGCCGGTGAACTCGACGTCGAGGCCGAGGCGACCGGCCTGCTCGCGCAGGGCCGGTCCCTCCGGGCCGGCGCCGATCACCAGGAGGCGGACGCGCTCGGGGTCGAGCAGCGCGACGGCGTCGAGCAGGCCGCCGACGCCGTGCCACGGCTTGAGGGTGCCGACGAAGCCGACGACGAGCGGGCCGCCGGAGCGCGCGGGGCCGGGCTGGATGCGGCGGGTGTTCACGCCGTTGGGCGCGACCAGCGGTGCGGCGGCGCCGTGCTCGGCGGCCCAGCGGGCGACGGGCTCGGAGACGCAGGCGACGACCGCGGCCGAGGACAGCACCGCCCGGGTCGCCTGCTCCGCCCGCGCCTCGTCGACGAGGACGCGGTGCTCGCGCTGCTCGTCGATCAGCGGCGCGTTCACCTCGAGCACCGCGGGGACGCCCAGGGCACGCGAGACCAGGGCGGAGGCGCGGCTGAAGAGGGAGTAGCGCTCGTGCACGAGGTCGCAGCCGTCGAGCACGACCGCCTCGGCGAGGTGGGCGGCGGCCTCCTCCACGGCACGCTCGCGCGCGGCCGGGTCCTGCACGCGGGTGCGGTGCTCCAGCACCTCGACGTCCTGCAGGTCGGCGGGGACGCTGTCGCCGGCCCGGGCGCAGTAGACGCGGACCTCGTCGCCGCGCGCGCGGTAGGCCCGGAGGATCTCCTGGGCGTGGACCGAGGAGCCCTTGCTGCCGAAGACCGGCACGCCGGGGTCGGCGCAGACGAACGCGACGCGCATCAGGCCGCCTCCGCCGCAGGCTGGGCGGGCGCGGGCGCCGCGAGGGTCAGCGCGGCGAGCGTGCGCGCCTGCCCTCGGGAGTCGAACTCGCGCTCCACCAGCGCGCGGGCGCGGGCGGCGATCCCGGCGGTGTCGAAGTCGGGATCCACCACCCGTTGCAGCGCGCGGGCGAGGTCGTCCGCGCGGCCCGGACGGCAGAGGACTCCGGTGTCGCCGTCGCGGATCACCTCGGGGATCCCGGTGACCGCGGTCGAGATGCAGGGCACCCCGGTCGCCATCGCCTCCAGCAGCACGGTCGGCAGACCGTCGGCGTTGCCGTCGGCGCCGACCACGCAGGGAGCGACGAAGACGTCGGCGCGGCGCAGCAGCTCCGCGACCTCGTTCTGCGGCACCGGGCCGAGTAGCCGGACGCTCCCGTCGAGGCCGGCGGCGCGGATCCGCTCGGCGAGCGCGTCGTGCAGCTCGCCTCCGCCCGCGATCTCGACCTGGACGGCGGTCCCGCCGAGGGCGAGCATCGCGACGGCGTCGACGAGCACCGAGAAGCCCTTCTTCTCGACCAGCCGGCCGACCGCGGCGACCCGGAGCACGCCGGTCCGCTCGGGCCGCGGCGAGAAGGCGAAGCGCTCGAGCTCGAGCCCGTTGTAGACCCGGTGCACCCGGGCGCTCGCGGCCGGGAAGCGCGCGGCCAGGTGCAGCACGTTGTAGTCGCTGACCGTGACGGCGAACCGGGCGCCGGCGAGCTTGCGCTCCAGGTCCGCGGCGTCGACGGACTCGTGGAAGAGGTCCTTGGCGTGCGCCGTGAAGGAGTAGGGCACTCCGGTGAGCAGCGAGGCGAGCCGGGTGACCGTGGTGGCGCTCGAGGCGAAGTGCGCGTGCAGGTGCGTCACGCCCTCGCGCTGGACGGCGGCGGCGAGCTGCACGGCCTGCGCCGCGTCCTCCGGGCTCGCGCGCAGCAGCTCCGGCAGCAGCCGGCCGACGGCGGCCAGCAGCTCGGGCGACTGCTCGGCGGCCCGCAGGCCCTGCCAGAGCGCGGACGCCTTGACCGGCTTGTCGAGGTAGCGCACCGGAGCGCTCACCCGGGCGAGCTCGGGGTGGAAGCGCGGGTCGTCGGGCGCGCGCAGCGAGAAGATCACCAGGTCCTCCCCCGCGGCCTCTCGGGCCAGGATCTCGGAGACGACGAAGGTCTCGGAGAAGCGCGGGTAGACCTTGAGGACGTAGGCGGTGCGGGGCATCGGGGCTCCTCCGGGGGCGGTGGCAGACGGGACAGGGGCGGCGGGCGGGGTGGGGGCCGGAGCGTCAGACGGCACGGTCCGCCTCCTCGGCCGCGGTGCCGCGGGCGGCGGTGACGAGACGGGCGGCGAGCGGACCGACGGCGGCGAGACCGTCGAGGTCGATCCCCGTGCGCTTCACCTCGGTGCCGACCCTCGCCGCGAACCAGGCGCCGAGCCGCTCGGCGCTGACCTCGGCGGGCGCGAGGACCTCGACGGCGCCGCGGGCCTCGAGCGCCTCCGCCCGCAACCGCTGCTCCTGGCGGCGGTGCGAGCGCGGCACGATCAGGGCCGGCACCGTGGTGCTCATCACCTCGCAGACGGTGTTGTAGCCGCCCATGCTCACCACGGCGGAGGCCCGGCGCAGCAGCGCGAGCGCGTCCCGGACCGAGCGGACCACCGTGGTCGCGGGGCCGGCGGCGGCGCGGATCGCCCGCCGGTGCTCGGCCGGCATCTGCGGTCCGGTGACGACGACGTGTCGGTAGCCGACCGGCACCTCCGCCGCGACCGCCGCCTCGGCGATCGCCCGGCCGTCCGAGCCGCCGCCGACGGTGGTGAGGACGAAGGGCTCCTCGACCACGGAGTGACCGGCGCCGAGCCGGCCGTTCGCGAGGAAGCCGGTGTGCGCGACGAGGTCGTGCAGCCCACGCGGGATCTCGCCGGTGGCCGCCGGGTCGTGCACGGTCGGGTCGCCGTAGACCCAGACGGCGTCGTACAGCTCGCGGACGGCACCGGCCCCGCCGATCGCCTTCCACTCGGCCGAGGTCGCGGAGCGGCGGTCGAGCACGTCGCGCAGTCCGAGCACGACGACCGCGGCGGGATTCGCAGAGCGGACGGCGCGCAGCGCGGGCTCGAGCTCGCCGTGCACGCCGAACGCGTGCCGGTCGACGATCACCAGGTCGGGGGCGAAGGCGGCGAGACCGGCGCGGACGACGTCGCCGCGCAGGCTCGTCAGGGTGCGCAGCTCGACGTCGAGGTGGCGCGAGCGGTAGCCCTGCTCGCCGGTGGTGACGCCGGGGAGCGCGAGCCAGTCCCAGCCGTCGGGCGCGGCGAACGCGGTGGCGGAGGACTGACCCGTCACCAGCAGGCCGGTCACCTCCTCACCGAGCAGCTCGGGCAGCGCGCTGTTCAGGGCGTGCGCGAGAGCGACGTTGCGCCGCACGTGGCCGAGCCCCACCGAGTCGTGCGAGTACAGGGCGATGCGGATGACCATGTCGTTCCCCTCGAAGGCGATGAGCGCGGCCCGGTGGCCGCGGCGGATCCTCGACCCGTGCTCACAGCCTCCCGACGGGGCGTAAGCCGGGTGTGAGACGAAGATGAGAGCCGTCTCATCTGCGGCCGTCGATCCCCTCGGGTCCCTCGTCCCCCTCGGCTCCCTCAACTCGCTCGGGAAGAGAAGCGGCCGCCCTCGCGTTGCACGCTGCATGCCTTCGACGAGCAGCACTGTCACCGCCCCCTCCCGCGCCTCGATCGACACCACCGAGTCGGCTCGCGCCGGCTGGGAGTCGTGGCTCGCGCGCCGCGCCGAGCGGGTCACCGGCCCGCGCGGCGACCTGGCCCTGGTCGAGACCCGCTGGCTCGAGCCGGGCGAGAGCGTCGACGACGAGGCCGCCCTGGCCGGCTACGGGCCGACCGCGACCCTCACGCGCATGCGCCGTGCGAGCCTGGACACCGGTGAGGAGGAGTACGGCTACCGCGTCTGGGACGCGGCCTCCGAGGGCATCCGCTCGTTCGACGCGATCGAGACCTTCCCCTTCGACGCCGCCTGGGTGCTCGAGGCCTGGTTCGAGCCGGTCGACGACGCGCGCACCATCCCGTTCGAGCACCTGCGCGACAACGGGGCGACGCGCGACCTCGTCGTGCCCGGCGACATCACCTTCTCGCTCGTCGACGACGGGCGGGCGCACGAGTACACGGTCGCCGCGTTCGACGACGGCGGCACGCTGCTCGTCCCGTTCGGCGACCCGACCAACCGCAGCGACGACCCGGAGCTGAAGAGCTATCCGGTCGGTCGGTTCCTCGTGGTGCAGCGCCTGGGCGGAGCAGCGGACGCCGGTACGCCCGGCCCGGTGCTGCTGGACTTCAACCGCGCCTACATCCCGCCGTGCGGGTTCTCGCCGCACTACAACTGCCCGCTGCCGCCCGCGCAGAACCGCCTCGGCGTCGCGGTGACCGCCGGCGAGCGCCGGGTGCTGCGCGCGGCGTAGATCGCCGAAGGGTCAGCTCGGCGCGAGCAGGCGGTCGAGGGCCTCGGGAAGGTGCCGCAGCACCGAGACGTGGCCGTCGGCCGGGTGCTCGCGCAGCTCGGCGCTCGGGAGCAGCGCCCGGAGCCGTCGCGCGTGCTGCGGGGGGATCACCCGGTCCCGGCCGCCCTGGACGAGCACGACCGGGCAGCGGATCGCCGCGAGGTCCACTCCCCACGGCGCGGCGAGGGCGACATCGTCGTCGATCAGGCCGCCGTCGCCCCACTGCTCCGAGCGCGCGACGTCCTCGCCGAGGGCCGCCCACTCCCCCTCGAGGGCCGCGTAGTCGGCAGCCACGAACGACTCGGGGTCGAACTCGTCGGTCTCGGCGAAGCGGGCGCGCGCCTCGCGGCCGTCGCGGGCCGCGGCGAGACCGCCCGGAGCGGCCATGCCGTCGAACCAGGCGGGGTCGCCGTCGTACGGCGCGGGTGAGGCGAGGACGGCGACCCCGTCGACCCGGTCGGGGAGCAGTGCGGCGCAGGCCAGGGCGTGCGGTCCGCCGCCCGAGGCACCCGCGGTGAGGATCCGGTCGAGGCCCAGCGCGTCGAGCACGGCGCGGACGTCCTCCGCCGCGGAGGCGACGTCGCGGCCGGGCCGCGCGCTCGAGCCGCCGTAGCCGGGGCGGCCGTAGGAGACGAGCCGGAGTCCGCGGGCGCGGGCGGCCTCGAGCACCGGCGCGAGCAGGGCGCCGGTCTGCGGGGAGCCGTGCTGCCAGAGCACCGGCCGTCCCTCGTCGCCGCTGTCGTGGGCGACGAGCAGCCGCCCCTCGGCGGTCGCGACCTCGGTGGTCTGCACCACGTCCTGCTCCTCTCCCCCGCGGACCGCGGTCCGCGGATCGTCGTTCCGGACCGCTCAGCCGCCGGTCAGCGCCGTGCGTCGCGCCACGAGCTCGTCGAGAAGGACGCGCTCGTCGAGGGCGGCCCCTCGTCCGCCGCGGCCGGCGAGCTGCTGCTGGCGCACGTGCGCGAGCCGGGTCGCGGAGCGGAGGAAGCCGCGCATCGCCCGCGGCCGGTCGCCGCCCGCCACCCGTGCCCAGCGCAGCGCGGTGCGGCGGCCCTCGGCGGTGCCGATCATCCGCACCTCGGTCGGCGAGAGCCAGCCGGCCGCCGCGTAGTCGCCGAGGCGCTCGAGGGTGACCCGCCGCTCCTGCCTGCGCAGCAGCACGACGACCACCACGGCGACCACGAACAGCGGCACCTGCACCACGCCGTAGAAGCCGAACCAGTCGGACACCAGGAAGGACGAGCCGTTCCAGAGGGCGTGCAGGAACGCGGCGAGCGCGAGGCCGAGGAGGGCGACCGGCAGCCGCGCGGCCGGCGGTCGGTTCATCGCGAAGCCCAGCGCCGCGCCGAAGCAGGCGGTGAAGAGCACGTGCGCGAACGGCGAGAGCACCCCGCGGAGGAAGAAGGTGACGGCGAGCGAGCCGAGCCCGCCCTCCACCAGCGCGCTGCCGAAGTAGAGGATGTTCTCGACGAAGGCGAAGCCGGAGGCGACGACCGCCGCGTAGACGATGCCGTCGACCGGTCCGTCGAAGCTGCGGCGCCAGATCAGCAGGATCAGCAGGACGCCGAGGCCCTTCGCCGACTCCTCGACGATCGGCGCCTGGATCACGGCGCCGACGAAGTCCGACTCGCTCGGCTGCGCCCCGGTGGCGTAGACCGCGATCTGCACACCGAGATCGACCAGGAGCGCGATCGCGACGGAGCCGGCCGCTCCCCAGAGGAACGCGAACCAGAGGCCGAGCGGCGCCTCGGGCTCCCAGCGGTCGACCCAGCGGACACCGGCCAGCACGACGAGCAGCGGCACCAGTGCGACGACCGCGCAGATGCCGGCGGCGGTCGCACCGAGCCCGGAAACGACGTAGGCGAGGACGAGCAGGAGCAGGACGCCCAGCAGTGCGACGCCGATCGCACCCAGCACCGTCGGGACGATCGAGGGTCGGGCGGGGGCCGGCGGCGGGTAGGCGCTCATGGGGTCCGAGAGTAGGGCACCGGCGGCCGCGCGGTCCGGCGGTTGACAGGGGGCCCCGGCCGGGCCGTGTCCGATTCCCGCGATCCTCCGGCCCCGGGGCGTGCCAGTCTCGGAGCATGGTCGAGGATCCGCTGTTCGAGGAGCGCTACCGCGCGGTCGCCTCGCGCGACTCCCGCTTCGACGGCCGCTTCATCACCGGCGTGCACTCGACCGGCATCTACTGCCGCCCGAGCTGCCCCGCCGCGACGCCCCGTCCGGCGAACGTGCGCTTCTACCCGACCGCGGCCGCCGCGCACGAGGCGGGGCTGCGCGCCTGCAAGCGCTGCCTGCCCGACGCGGTGCCCGGATCGCCGGAGTGGAAC
Proteins encoded in this window:
- a CDS encoding response regulator transcription factor, which gives rise to MSTILIAEDEERIAAFVEKGLRSAGYTTTRAARGDDALAYLRSGGFDLVLLDVGLPGMDGFAVLRTLRAEGATLPVIMLTARSSVGDTVEGLDLGANDYLAKPFRFDELLARIRVRLRDAAAGSGPAEDDGLLVHGGVTLDLRSRRATVEGSTLDLSAREFALAEEFLRHPEQVLSREQLLSRVWGFDFDPGSNVVDVYVRYLRGKIGAERIETVRGMGYRMVG
- a CDS encoding ABC transporter ATP-binding protein, translated to MSRTSRSTPDPGALRRSLGIVRPHLREHRFLMLGGLVALLAEVILRVLEPWPLKIVIDSVSASLGATAGANAGTPPATIGLLVACGAILLGLVGLRAITAYLSTIAFALVGSRVATALRARVFAHVQALSLRYHTVSSAGDTVQRLVGDIGRLQEVAVTAGLPLVGNVITLVVLTVVMLWLDPLLTLVVIGAAIVYLVSSRRSSSSITSASRSTRKGEGALADTAAQTLGAIRVVQAYGLEKEVGGAFDRGNATALHQGVKARRLAAALERRTDVIVGAATALVLAGGGWRVLEGQMTPGDLVVFTMYLKIAMRPLKDLAKYTGRIARAAASGERVADLLDEEIEVHDRPGARALVTTAGAVSFEAIGVDDGYGRALFTDLSLQLRGGESVCLLGASGAGKSTLVSLLVRASDPRRGRIAIDGTDLRDATLASLRSSISLLLQDSVLFAATVRENIRYGRLDASDADVEEAARRANALDFVLALPHGFETVLGERGGTLSGGQRQRIAIARALLRDAPVVVLDEATTGLDPEARAQVAQSLAELTRGRTTISITHDPAAIAGADRLLWLEDGRIVEDGTPEELLGRDSRVAAWFHRAAATEPGAEVRA
- a CDS encoding glycosyltransferase family 4 protein; translated protein: MRVAFVCADPGVPVFGSKGSSVHAQEILRAYRARGDEVRVYCARAGDSVPADLQDVEVLEHRTRVQDPAARERAVEEAAAHLAEAVVLDGCDLVHERYSLFSRASALVSRALGVPAVLEVNAPLIDEQREHRVLVDEARAEQATRAVLSSAAVVACVSEPVARWAAEHGAAAPLVAPNGVNTRRIQPGPARSGGPLVVGFVGTLKPWHGVGGLLDAVALLDPERVRLLVIGAGPEGPALREQAGRLGLDVEFTGAVAPADMPAQLARLDVGVAPYPAREGQDYFSPLKVYEYLAAGLPVIATAVGQIPAILRHGVTSFVVEPGRPEALAAAVADLAADPARRRAMGAAARADAVAEHDWSRVLERILAAVPSDRPAGRRIDDVRTGTGTSTDSTEEAAA
- a CDS encoding glycosyltransferase codes for the protein MPRTAYVLKVYPRFSETFVVSEILAREAAGEDLVIFSLRAPDDPRFHPELARVSAPVRYLDKPVKASALWQGLRAAEQSPELLAAVGRLLPELLRASPEDAAQAVQLAAAVQREGVTHLHAHFASSATTVTRLASLLTGVPYSFTAHAKDLFHESVDAADLERKLAGARFAVTVSDYNVLHLAARFPAASARVHRVYNGLELERFAFSPRPERTGVLRVAAVGRLVEKKGFSVLVDAVAMLALGGTAVQVEIAGGGELHDALAERIRAAGLDGSVRLLGPVPQNEVAELLRRADVFVAPCVVGADGNADGLPTVLLEAMATGVPCISTAVTGIPEVIRDGDTGVLCRPGRADDLARALQRVVDPDFDTAGIAARARALVEREFDSRGQARTLAALTLAAPAPAQPAAEAA
- a CDS encoding glycosyltransferase, which codes for MVIRIALYSHDSVGLGHVRRNVALAHALNSALPELLGEEVTGLLVTGQSSATAFAAPDGWDWLALPGVTTGEQGYRSRHLDVELRTLTSLRGDVVRAGLAAFAPDLVIVDRHAFGVHGELEPALRAVRSANPAAVVVLGLRDVLDRRSATSAEWKAIGGAGAVRELYDAVWVYGDPTVHDPAATGEIPRGLHDLVAHTGFLANGRLGAGHSVVEEPFVLTTVGGGSDGRAIAEAAVAAEVPVGYRHVVVTGPQMPAEHRRAIRAAAGPATTVVRSVRDALALLRRASAVVSMGGYNTVCEVMSTTVPALIVPRSHRRQEQRLRAEALEARGAVEVLAPAEVSAERLGAWFAARVGTEVKRTGIDLDGLAAVGPLAARLVTAARGTAAEEADRAV
- a CDS encoding DUF1684 domain-containing protein is translated as MPSTSSTVTAPSRASIDTTESARAGWESWLARRAERVTGPRGDLALVETRWLEPGESVDDEAALAGYGPTATLTRMRRASLDTGEEEYGYRVWDAASEGIRSFDAIETFPFDAAWVLEAWFEPVDDARTIPFEHLRDNGATRDLVVPGDITFSLVDDGRAHEYTVAAFDDGGTLLVPFGDPTNRSDDPELKSYPVGRFLVVQRLGGAADAGTPGPVLLDFNRAYIPPCGFSPHYNCPLPPAQNRLGVAVTAGERRVLRAA
- a CDS encoding alpha/beta fold hydrolase, with product MVQTTEVATAEGRLLVAHDSGDEGRPVLWQHGSPQTGALLAPVLEAARARGLRLVSYGRPGYGGSSARPGRDVASAAEDVRAVLDALGLDRILTAGASGGGPHALACAALLPDRVDGVAVLASPAPYDGDPAWFDGMAAPGGLAAARDGREARARFAETDEFDPESFVAADYAALEGEWAALGEDVARSEQWGDGGLIDDDVALAAPWGVDLAAIRCPVVLVQGGRDRVIPPQHARRLRALLPSAELREHPADGHVSVLRHLPEALDRLLAPS